Proteins from a genomic interval of Betaproteobacteria bacterium:
- a CDS encoding carboxymuconolactone decarboxylase family protein codes for MSSNRWLVGEVAYVDRMPALALEALNEKQRKVAEELMNGPRGGVKGPFIPLLRSPELVDRLGRVGEYLRFGSALDARVRELVTLIVAREWTNQFEWAVHVPLALEAGIERDVIDALAQGRDPKGMTASEEIAYEVCAELSRTKGVCELTYRRAIEAFGEAGLIEIVSVYGYFVTISAIMNIAHTAPPEGCTQLRFSAHTRRTKSYRYAPALSAAAGWAT; via the coding sequence ATGTCCAGCAATCGATGGCTCGTCGGAGAAGTTGCCTACGTGGATCGTATGCCTGCGCTCGCGCTGGAGGCTCTGAACGAAAAGCAGCGCAAAGTCGCCGAGGAATTGATGAATGGGCCACGCGGCGGAGTGAAAGGGCCCTTCATCCCCTTACTGAGAAGCCCGGAGCTCGTGGACCGGCTTGGAAGAGTCGGAGAATACCTGCGCTTCGGAAGCGCACTCGATGCCAGGGTGAGGGAGCTCGTCACGCTGATCGTCGCACGCGAATGGACGAATCAGTTCGAATGGGCGGTGCACGTTCCCCTTGCTCTTGAGGCCGGCATCGAGCGAGACGTCATCGATGCGCTGGCGCAGGGCCGGGATCCCAAAGGCATGACGGCTTCCGAGGAGATCGCATACGAGGTATGCGCTGAGCTGAGCCGCACGAAAGGCGTCTGCGAGTTGACCTACCGCCGCGCAATCGAAGCCTTCGGCGAGGCGGGGCTCATCGAGATCGTTTCCGTATACGGATATTTCGTGACGATTTCCGCGATCATGAACATCGCTCATACGGCGCCGCCGGAGGGTTGCACTCAGTTGCGCTTTTCCGCGCATACTCGCCGAACCAAGTCGTATCGTTATGCACCGGCTCTGAGCGCTGCAGCCGGATGGGCGACATGA